A portion of the Phacochoerus africanus isolate WHEZ1 chromosome 5, ROS_Pafr_v1, whole genome shotgun sequence genome contains these proteins:
- the LOC125128478 gene encoding melanoma-associated antigen B16-like produces the protein MSQSWEIPHCRQGKHHVQGPGAAHASENPEEASPSSSHSLMPGNLEEALAAGAPSACQGPWSACLAYAVTTAFLSSKSDPLDEKVNLLVQFLLQKYQKRADHKGRQISDVIREHKDDFLEVLGEPSAHLELVFGVDVKEVDPTSHGYALVNKLGLTYDARLSGDEGRPETSLLIIILGMIFMKGNHATEEEISEVLNTMD, from the exons ATGTCTCAGAGTTGGGAGATTCCACATTGCCGACAGGGAAAACACCATGTCCAGGGCCCGGGGGCTGCACATGCCTCCGAGAATCCAGAGGaggcttctccctcctcctcccattctCTAATGCCTGGCAACCTGGAGGAGGCTTTGGCTGCTGGGGCACCTAGTGCTTGCCAGGGTCCTTGGAGTGCCTGCTTAGCTTATGCTGTCACCACAGCCTTCTTATCAAGCAAATCAG ACCCTCTTGATGAGAAGGTGAATTTGTTGGTGCAGTTCCTGCTGCAAAAGTATCAAAAGAGAGCCGATCACAAAGGCAGACAGATTAGTGATGTCATCAGAGAGCACAAGGATGACTTCCTTGAGGTCCTCGGAGAGCCCTCTGCACACCTAGAGCTTGTCTTTGGGGTAGATGTGAAGGAAGTCGATCCCACTAGCCATGGCTATGCTCTCGTCAACAAACTAGGCCTCACCTATGATGCCAggctcagtggtgatgagggCAGGCCCGAGACTAGCCTCCTGATAATTATCCTGGGCATGATTTTCATGAAGGGCAATCATGCCACTGAGGAGGAGATCTCGGAAGTCCTGAATACAATGGACTGA